Proteins encoded in a region of the Pieris rapae chromosome 10, ilPieRapa1.1, whole genome shotgun sequence genome:
- the LOC110992302 gene encoding uncharacterized protein LOC110992302 isoform X3 produces METMIKKHKSHRYCSVPHCKSTCSREISLFLFPKSKDLAKQWSDILDIRRQATKYIYVCSLHFDKKDFTLSMSAKKRRLKNGAVPSKNLPVKSSSSGPRATQLREIEDNKLRGPNKRERVPFKKMLKDGASNSDSLAECRACLQLCSNKEQHNLFKCWDPPWAGMENTPAEDLSKLACVQISQTDTHSKILCQSCYTHLQNACQFVEIVKKADEVLSLRIGVNNPHTPDSWPKPIQVDKNVPYDKVQIKDEIFSDEETQQINEEDFSNVDVKIEADDWPSQSVHINGIISLGQLNKEMAEINGYLPDVEQNGKINGLTSEEPITNGVVNYKHDKADSFNTNCLVVSVKDEPVSDDESETNASELPLDCILCCKTFSSLTGLKAHVIAQHSYKVLRRKTIDDAQESLLKNVCKICKRRFETSTDLMVHETCHNMCVCYGCNTSFETFDQLSQHRQSCMAHKNSEVGKVLKLEDVQRISNPGLEMKCPQCSETFTDAYYLDIHLDIYHPSYEPKHFIDSEEEMETEVLESILGQ; encoded by the exons ATGGAAACaatgattaaaaaacacaaatcaCATCGTTATTGTTCAGTGCCTCATTGCAAATCAACCTGTTCTAGAGAGATTTCGTTATTCCTCTTTCCGAAAAGTAAAGATTTAGCAAAGCAATGGTCTGATATTCTTGATATACGCAGACAAGCtactaagtatatatatgtgtgcAGTTTACATTTCGATAAAAAAGACTTTACTTTATCAATGTCAG CAAAGAAAAGACGCTTGAAAAATGGTGCTGTACCTTCAAAAAATTTACCAGTTAAATCATCGTCTAGTGGGCCACGTGCAACGCAATTGCGCGAAATTGAAGATAATAAGTTAAGAGGACCAAATAAACGTGAAAG ggtgccttttaagaaaatgttaaagGATGGAGCAAGTAACAGCGACTCCCTGGCTGAGTGCCGGGCTTGCTTGCAGTTATGTTCAAACAAAGAACAacacaatttgtttaaatgttggGATCCACCGTGGGCCGGAATGGAAAACACTCCAGCCGAGGACTTATCTAAACTTGCATGTGTTCAG ATATCTCAGACAGACACACATTCTAAAATCCTCTGTCAAAGTTGCTATACGCATCTGCAAAATGCTTGCCAGTTTGTTGAGATAGTTAAAAAGGCAGATGAAGTGCTTAGTTTGCGAATAGGAGTTAATAATCCACACACACCTGATAGCTGGCCTAAACCTATACaagttgataaaaatgtaCCCTATGACAAGGTTCAGATTAAAGATGAAATATTTTCGGATGAGGAGACCCAACAAATTAATGAAGAAGATTTTTCTAATGTTGATGTTAAAATTGAAGCAGATGATTGGCCCAGTCAATCTGTACATATAAATG GTATAATATCTCTTGGTCAGCTAAATAAAGAAATGGCTGAAATTAATGGATACCTACCGGATGTTGAACAAAATGGTAAAATCAATGGTTTGACCAGTGAAGAACCAATAACAAATGGCGTTGTGAATTATAAACATGATAAGGCTGATTCATTTAATACTAat TGCTTAGTTGTAAGCGTTAAGGATGAACCAGTAAGTGATGACGAGTCAGAGACTAATGCTAGTGAATTGCCATTAGACTGCATTTTGTGTTGCAAAACATTTTCAAGTCTTACAGGACTCAAG GCCCATGTAATTGCTCAACATTCCTATAAAGTTCTTAGAAGAAAAACTATAGATGATGCACAAGAAAGTTTGTTAAAGaatgtttgtaaaatttgtaaaagaa gaTTTGAGACATCTACAGATCTTATGGTCCATGAGACTTGTCataatatgtgtgtgtgcTACGGCTGCAATACAAGCTTTGAGACATTTGACCAATTATCCCAGCATAGACAAAGCTGCATGGCCCATAAAAATAGTGAAGTTGGAAAAGTCCTCAAACTTGAAGACGTTCAAAG aATTTCAAATCCAGGTTTAGAAATGAAATGTCCACAATGCTCAGAAACGTTCACGGATGCATACTATCTCGATATCCATTTAGATATATATCACCCTTCTTATGaaccaaaacattttattgattcTGAAGAAGAAATGGAAACGGAGGTGCTCGAGAGTATTCTTggccaataa
- the LOC110992302 gene encoding uncharacterized protein LOC110992302 isoform X1: METMIKKHKSHRYCSVPHCKSTCSREISLFLFPKSKDLAKQWSDILDIRRQATKYIYVCSLHFDKKDFTLSMSAKKRRLKNGAVPSKNLPVKSSSSGPRATQLREIEDNKLRGPNKRERVPFKKMLKDGASNSDSLAECRACLQLCSNKEQHNLFKCWDPPWAGMENTPAEDLSKLACVQISQTDTHSKILCQSCYTHLQNACQFVEIVKKADEVLSLRIGVNNPHTPDSWPKPIQVDKNVPYDKVQIKDEIFSDEETQQINEEDFSNVDVKIEADDWPSQSVHINGIISLGQLNKEMAEINGYLPDVEQNGKINGLTSEEPITNGVVNYKHDKADSFNTNCLVVSVKDEPVSDDESETNASELPLDCILCCKTFSSLTGLKAHVIAQHSYKVLRRKTIDDAQESLLKNVCKICKRRFETSTDLMVHETCHNMCVCYGCNTSFETFDQLSQHRQSCMAHKNSEVGKVLKLEDVQRMANIAQRILEVITKFTIFSQNSEHGNIDECYQALLAVITQKEDSICDDLSCNYDDLCSLSDLESYDDTLLEYNKHFLSDLHLQKKSSKLIESSVLEHNITSQSDDDFNSMEHSVKAIGKLLSYPVVKITRLESPILQNNKSSHLYDSDPTSSYEDFEELDEFLLDSEELLISSHKRADGVEKQMAKENENQLILSNSEFSTEIDTSKDVILHPDINDIHEKSLSSSFLLFNASNSITEEENIDSLDFDDDDDEFHADNVSVCLDILSKYFPDETENDENFAKSSTQTLSKVAFKSSFPINVANTHLNPVANDEIINIIDESNDIDNFKKPCIVGSTNKLISVNINTSISQIPQKNTTDIASRALTLFNMSEPRVIENASTTPLSLSSDKTINYICQKPLTTRALKSNIVNEHCSDVLIKQTGTEEMNLRNFNKLPANETREIEKHRIKNKSHVIATDVKISENNSKLQTAKLSKSIVGCENEVIGSDICKDKKASSRELPSSVTCDTNSQTFQPLPRLVGVNNKFIFRYRSTRKMRRGCKMDCKFRCRKIFTSHLRYNKFKDFWKMDLSAQSKFLDDNVVKKIPRKLPRNRFFLPNSNESVRVCRKFIEDTFSILMLSYRKEFKKCKLTCDDYYFNVGKKDTKVLDCCNKQTLSECVSSINLFKENKTNSNGDTKQLDVIKKSNNIAQSNYGAEKCSISSIHRNIKSNVSNGDTPYVHCSMKNDHRRLVDKTGSEINKNMRELNLKICSKKSKVESSTCSNEYASGASNIKKRYRYNNITINVSTSDKVSFSRSNPYVKLIDIGFYTQLHSSNNPETSSTNSTQTHSQLVKNIDFSNIVDPSPSYQSDKNNLSHRIDTDLDIPNNDSNSQGLLENEVKTNFSHSPFDDLTAKDINCQSILHDKLKSEMANENQQIPNAHTNCQTLLHDEIKTKTLPLVIEKFQASDEESNSQSILQNEIESNLYLSNNINSEITNNYSSSYNIDGHDYCSSVKDLPKSYVKSNKQNTTEDHLPLLNLPKITKYQVSKCHTRDNIDDNFPHLPAEDLVPSNEGSNLQDQMMTKPLLVNLNPQCTEEDSKCNDMTNHIIQLSGKDFSNEKSRNEQSMTGEIEHNDYSSYHSDSARDIIDHHLPCLPIEHLAPSNEGSNLQHEKVNKLPLSLNPNPQYTNVDSRCNDTQNHIMRLSGGDLSNEESENQQSMTGEIEHNDYSSYHSDSARDLIDVHLPLLPPINLVPCNEVINLQNEMENKLPLLLNPNPQCTNEDSRHIQNHIMRLSDKDLSNEETENQQSMTGEINHNEHGSYHSDSARDINDDHLPLLPTIDLVPCNEVINLQNQMENKLPLVLNPNPQCTNEDSRCNDTQNNIIRLSGGDLSNEESENKQSMTGEIEHYDDNSYHSDIARNIIDDHLPPLPIEHFAPSNEGSNLQHEMENKPPLVLNPNPQCTNEDSRCNDTQNNIIRLSGGGLSNEESENQQSMTGEIEHSEDSSYHSGSARDINDDHLPLLPTIDLVPYNEVINLQNEMENKPPLVLNPNPQCTNEDSRCNDTHINIIRLSGGDLSNEESENQQSMTGEIEHSEDSSYHSGSARDINDDHLPLLPTIDLVPYNEVINLQNEMENKPPLLLNPNPQSTNEDNRPNDMARHIMLLPDKHVFNEESKNEQSMAGEIEHNEGSSCHSIRQDLIKNHLPHISNENLLKSSDESSGRTLQNDIINKLPLSSNMQITNADAFCEVLCDSRIEHEDSNGQNIIYPLNDDRQNYNRASPRPTIGEETTIQTLTHTFHTDTHVCYENDPKIAKDFNSSTIFDYTNTNLQIDNKDIIQQQNVKTNLSHLTITNSLTYNNTGNGESYCYYHSSPNVLESQISIDESNSSQMSLKFSVLENTPEIDFEGLFHPQSQSLIDGKINLKQHYRKKSNHFKLQRIIGKGYKFIFRYKVTRSLRPGCQHCIYKCTQAIGFDQRRVLFENFWKMDVLAQTSYLNEHVFLINPILGLHDINETRMKRNHKFFFTVYGKRFRVCKKFFLNTLSILMADLENDSSRLKVIRERLNPNVKLIDIGFHKEPQRAIEVVSCVSNHTSSVETFGPGSWNASLDSYSKLDMHSPHTKIKLPENVRLEAVNVDDFQSNSSDSQSQSPVYAELSTVDQYYDKEIVSNVCSLNAEPCDKNTHLMKPHEINSIRPFITNVTQANKEEQSFKAILNNWSKPQDPLDKQRRAPFKCTTNYNQISSKNCTHTTYIQTKSDSFQEIDDELKNMDILYESSLDSANTSLLDLRQTITVPNFLDCDDHINKVAFGTKSYERSDTELFLKDSQIQNASSLSSLSSAETNPGVKSQTEIPEDKVIDGLQLSTQNVCAVSELSKNIDSVLIATAQHDINSALNQSEWQLGHRERGNIITTTAVTNLLPTFTNSINNETTKLTNSVYGLDKITIDPNTSVINIDEEKPQDTTEKDTNVIQDNTDLNEQQNLNQPCVTSDIAMESFKCSTLNIEISNQTNKFPSNTDSLATETDGVVTPIPDKNNLNNGVTLLSDLVVQNQNYYNTKDNPCSSPKETSFTYTDSCNSSSEYLESKEMQLINDNRLKSDYAQLSNVYEPPCIDSYLITKNTYYEFQIQV; encoded by the exons ATGGAAACaatgattaaaaaacacaaatcaCATCGTTATTGTTCAGTGCCTCATTGCAAATCAACCTGTTCTAGAGAGATTTCGTTATTCCTCTTTCCGAAAAGTAAAGATTTAGCAAAGCAATGGTCTGATATTCTTGATATACGCAGACAAGCtactaagtatatatatgtgtgcAGTTTACATTTCGATAAAAAAGACTTTACTTTATCAATGTCAG CAAAGAAAAGACGCTTGAAAAATGGTGCTGTACCTTCAAAAAATTTACCAGTTAAATCATCGTCTAGTGGGCCACGTGCAACGCAATTGCGCGAAATTGAAGATAATAAGTTAAGAGGACCAAATAAACGTGAAAG ggtgccttttaagaaaatgttaaagGATGGAGCAAGTAACAGCGACTCCCTGGCTGAGTGCCGGGCTTGCTTGCAGTTATGTTCAAACAAAGAACAacacaatttgtttaaatgttggGATCCACCGTGGGCCGGAATGGAAAACACTCCAGCCGAGGACTTATCTAAACTTGCATGTGTTCAG ATATCTCAGACAGACACACATTCTAAAATCCTCTGTCAAAGTTGCTATACGCATCTGCAAAATGCTTGCCAGTTTGTTGAGATAGTTAAAAAGGCAGATGAAGTGCTTAGTTTGCGAATAGGAGTTAATAATCCACACACACCTGATAGCTGGCCTAAACCTATACaagttgataaaaatgtaCCCTATGACAAGGTTCAGATTAAAGATGAAATATTTTCGGATGAGGAGACCCAACAAATTAATGAAGAAGATTTTTCTAATGTTGATGTTAAAATTGAAGCAGATGATTGGCCCAGTCAATCTGTACATATAAATG GTATAATATCTCTTGGTCAGCTAAATAAAGAAATGGCTGAAATTAATGGATACCTACCGGATGTTGAACAAAATGGTAAAATCAATGGTTTGACCAGTGAAGAACCAATAACAAATGGCGTTGTGAATTATAAACATGATAAGGCTGATTCATTTAATACTAat TGCTTAGTTGTAAGCGTTAAGGATGAACCAGTAAGTGATGACGAGTCAGAGACTAATGCTAGTGAATTGCCATTAGACTGCATTTTGTGTTGCAAAACATTTTCAAGTCTTACAGGACTCAAG GCCCATGTAATTGCTCAACATTCCTATAAAGTTCTTAGAAGAAAAACTATAGATGATGCACAAGAAAGTTTGTTAAAGaatgtttgtaaaatttgtaaaagaa gaTTTGAGACATCTACAGATCTTATGGTCCATGAGACTTGTCataatatgtgtgtgtgcTACGGCTGCAATACAAGCTTTGAGACATTTGACCAATTATCCCAGCATAGACAAAGCTGCATGGCCCATAAAAATAGTGAAGTTGGAAAAGTCCTCAAACTTGAAGACGTTCAAAG AATGGCAAACATAGCTCAGAGAATCCTTGAAGTTATCACAaaattcacaatattttccCAAAACTCGGAACATGGGAACATTGATGAGTGTTATCAAGCTTTGTTGGCAGTGATTACTCAGAAGGAGGACTCCATATGTGACGATTTGTCATGTAACTATGATGATTTATGTAGTTTGTCAGACTTGGAGTCATATGATGATACACTACTGGAATATAACAAACATTTTCTCTCAGATTTGCATTTGCAAAAGAAATCAAGTAAATTGATTGAATCTTCAGTTTTGGAACACAATATTACTAGCCAAAGTGATGATGACTTCAATTCAATGGAACATTCAGTTAAGGCAATTGGAAAATTATTGTCCTACCCTGTCGTTAAAATAACACGTCTAGAAAGTCCaatcttacaaaataataaaagtagtcATTTATACGATTCTGATCCTACTTCGAGCTATGAAGATTTTGAAGAATTGGATGAATTTCTACTAGATTCGGAGGAGTTATTGATTTCTAGTCATAAAAGAGCAGATGGCGTAGAAAAACAAATGGCAAAGGAAAATGAAAATcagttaattttatcaaactCTGAATTTAGCACTGAAATTGATACAAGTAAAGATGTAATATTACATCCAGATATTAATGACATTCATGAGAAATCATTATCATCTAGTTTCCTCCTGTTTAATGCATCAAATTCTATCACAGAGGAGGAAAATATAGACAGCTTAGACTTTGATGATGACGACGACGAGTTTCATGCAGACAATGTGTCTGTTTGTCTGGATATACTATCCAAATATTTTCCTGATGAAACTGAAAATGATGAAAACTTTGCAAAGAGTTCTACTCAGACATTATCTAAAGTTGCATTTAAGTCTTCTTTTCCAATAAATGTTGCAAACACTCATCTGAATCCAGTGGCTAAtgatgaaataataaacattatagaTGAATCTAATGACATTGACAATTTCAAGAAACCATGCATAGTTGGCTCaactaataaactaatttctgttaatataaatacatccATCAGTCAAATACCTCAAAAGAACACAACAGATATAGCTTCAAGAGCCTTAACATTGTTTAATATGAGTGAGCCTCGCGTCATCGAAAATGCATCTACAACACCTCTTAGCTTATCTAGTGACAAGactataaattacatatgccAAAAACCCTTGACCACACGTGCATTGAAAAGCAATATTGTAAATGAACATTGCTCTGATGTCTTAATTAAACAAACCGGAACCGAAGAAATGAATCTCAGAAATTTCAACAAATTACCTGCCAATGAAACTCGCGAAATAGAAAAACATAGAATTAAGAATAAATCACATGTGATAGCAACAGATGTAAAGATTTCTGAAAATAATTCTAAGCTGCAAACTGCCAAACTTTCTAAAAGTATAGTTGGTTGTGAGAATGAGGTTATTGGCAGTGACATatgtaaagataaaaaagCGTCTTCACGTGAACTACCTTCTTCTGTTACTTGTGATACTAATTCGCAAACATTTCAGCCCTTACCTAGACTCGTTggagttaataataaatttatatttaggtatAGAAGTACACGAAAAATGAGACGTGGCTGTAAGATGGATTGCAAATTTCGTTGCAGGAAGATTTTTACATCGCATCTGCggtataataaattcaaagatttttggaaaatggatCTTAGTGCACAAAGTAAATTTCTCGACGACAACGTAGTTAAGAAAATACCACGAAAACTACCCAGGAACAGATTTTTTCTCCCTAACTCTAATGAGTCGGTGCGTGTATGTCGGAAATTTATCGAAgatacattttcaattttaatgctGAGTTATAGAAAAGAATTCAAAAAGTGTAAATTGACTTGTGATGACTATTATTTTAACGTAGGAAAAAAAGACACAAAGGTACTTGATTGTTGCAACAAACAAACTTTGTCTGAATGTGTATcctctattaatttatttaaagaaaacaaaacaaatagcAATGGAGATACGAAACAATTGGATGTCATAAAGAAATCTAACAATATAGCCCAGAGTAACTATGGTGCCGAAAAGTGTTCTATTTCTTCCATCCatcgtaatataaaatcaaatgtgTCTAATGGTGACACACCTTATGTCCATTGTAGTATGAAAAATGATCACAGAAGATTAGTTGATAAAACAGGGTccgaaatcaataaaaatatgagggagcttaatttaaaaatttgttcgAAAAAGAGTAAAGTTGAAAGCTCAACTTGCAGTAATGAATATGCTTCAGGAGCAAGTAATATCAAGAAGcgatatagatataataacataacaatTAACGTTAGCACTTCAGATAAAGTTTCATTTTCTCGATCAAATCCTTACGTGAAACTTATTGATATAGGATTTTACACTCAATTGCATTCTTCAAATAATCCAGAAACATCAAGTACAAATTCAACTCAAACTCATAGTCAATTGGTGAAAAACATTGATTTTTCAAACATCGTTGATCCATCTCCTAGTTATCAGTCAGACAAGAACAACTTATCCCACCGAATTGATACAGATTTAGACATCCCTAATAATGATAGTAACAGCCAAGGTCTACTAGAAAATGaagtaaaaactaatttttctCATTCACCTTTCGATGATTTGACCGCCAAAGATATTAATTGTCAAAGTATTCTGCACGATAAACTAAAATCAGAAATGGCTAATGAAAATCAACAGATTCCTAATGCACATACTAATTGTCAAACATTATTACATGAtgagataaaaacaaaaactctcCCTTTAGTTATAGAAAAATTTCAGGCCTCTGACGAGGAAAGTAATAGTCAAAGTATTCTGCAGAACGAAATTGAAAGTAATCTCTATCTttccaataatataaactctgaaataactaataattatagtagtaGTTATAATATCGACGGCCATGATTACTGTTCATCTGTCAAAGATTTGCCAAAATCATATGTAAAAagtaacaaacaaaacaccaCTGAAGATCATCTGCCGCTTTTAAATCTtccaaaaattacaaaatatcaaGTTAGTAAATGTCATACACGAGACAATATTGACGATAACTTTCCCCATTTACCTGCAGAAGATTTGGTGCCGTCTAATGAGGGAAGCAATCTTCAAGACCAAATGATGACCAAACCTCTTTTAGTTAATCTAAATCCACAATGTACCGAAGAAGAtagtaaatgtaatgataTGACAAATCATATAATTCAATTATCTGGTAAAGATTTCTCAAATGAAAAAAGTAGGAATGAACAAAGTATGACGGGtgaaattgaacataatgatTATAGTAGTTATCATAGTGACAGTGCACGGGACATAATTGACCATCACTTACCCTGTTTACCTATAGAACATCTGGCGCCCTCTAATGAAGGAAGTAATCTTCAACACGAAAAAGTAAATAAGCTGCCTCTTTCACTTAATCCAAACCCACAATATACCAACGTTGATAGTAGATGTAATGATACACAAAATCACATAATGCGATTATCTGGTGGAGATTTGTCCAATGAAGAAAGTGAGAATCAACAAAGTATGACGGGtgaaattgaacataatgatTATAGTAGTTATCATAGTGACAGTGCACGAGACTTAATTGACGTACACTTACCCCTTTTACCTCCAATAAATTTGGTGCCGTGTAATGAGGTTATTAATCTTCAAAACGAAATGGAGAACAAGCTGCCTCTTCTACTAAATCCAAACCCACAATGTACCAACGAAGATAGTAGACATATACAAAATCACATAATGCGATTATCTGATAAAGATTTGTCCAATGAAGAAACTGAGAATCAACAAAGTATGACGGGTGAAATTAACCATAATGAACACGGTAGTTATCATAGTGACAGTGCACGAGACATAAATGACGATCACTTACCCCTTTTACCTACAATAGATTTGGTGCCGTGTAATGAGGTTATTAATCTTCAAAACCAAATGGAGAACAAGCTGCCTCTTGTACTTAATCCAAACCCACAATGTACCAACGAAGATAGTAGATGTAAtgatacacaaaataacataatacgaTTATCTGGTGGAGATTTGTCCAATGAAGAAAGTGAGAATAAACAGAGTATGACGGGTGAAATTGAACATTATGATGATAATAGTTATCATAGTGACATTGCAAGGAACATAATTGACGATCACTTACCCCCTTTACCTATAGAACATTTTGCGCCCTCTAATGAGGGAAGTAATCTTCAACACGAAATGGAGAACAAGCCGCCTCTTGTACTTAATCCAAACCCACAATGTACCAACGAAGATAGTAGATGTAAtgatacacaaaataacataatacgaTTATCTGGTGGAGGTTTGTCCAATGAAGAAAGTGAGAATCAACAAAGTATGACGGGTGAAATTGAACATAGTGAAGACAGTAGTTATCATAGTGGCAGTGCACGAGACATAAATGACGACCACTTACCCCTTTTACCTACAATAGATTTGGTGCCGTATAATGAGGTTATTAATCTTCAAAACGAAATGGAGAACAAGCCGCCTCTTGTACTTAATCCAAACCCACAATGTACCAACGAAGATAGTAGATGTAATGATAcacatattaacataatacGATTATCTGGTGGAGATTTGTCCAATGAAGAAAGTGAGAATCAACAAAGTATGACGGGTGAAATTGAACATAGTGAAGACAGTAGTTATCATAGTGGCAGTGCACGAGACATAAATGACGACCACTTACCCCTTTTACCTACAATAGATTTGGTGCCGTATAATGAGGTTATTAATCTTCAAAACGAAATGGAGAACAAGCCGCCTCTTCTACTTAATCCAAACCCACAAAGTACCAACGAAGATAATAGACCTAATGATATGGCAAGACATATAATGCTATTACCTGATAAACATGTGTTCAATGAAGAAAGTAAGAATGAACAGAGTATGGCGGGtgaaattgaacataatgagGGTAGTAGTTGTCATAGTATAAGACAAgatctaattaaaaatcactTGCCCCATATATCTAATGAAAATTTGCTGAAGTCTAGTGATGAAAGTAGTGGACGTACTTTGCAAAacgatattataaacaaactgCCGTTATCATCTAATATGCAAATTACAAATGCAGATGCTTTCTGTGAAGTCTTGTGTGATTCACGAATTGAGCATGAGGATTCTAAtggtcaaaatattatttatccacTTAATGACGATCGACAGAATTACAATAGAGCTAGTCCAAGGCCTACTATTGGAGAAGAAACAACTATTCAAACTTTGACTCACACTTTTCATACAGATACACACGTATGTTATGAAAATGATCCTAAAATTGCGAAAGACTTTAACAGCTCCACCATATTTGATTATACTAATACAAATCTACAGATTGATAACAAAGATATAATTCAACAGcaaaatgttaaaacaaatttgtctCATTTAACAATTACGAATTCATTGACATATAATAACACAGGTAATGGCGaaagttattgttattatcataGTAGTCCGAATGTTTTAGAATCGCAGATTTCCATTGATGAGAGTAATTCTAGTCAaatgtcattaaaatttagtGTGCTAGAAAATACACCAGAAATCGATTTTGAAGGGTTGTTTCATCCTCAATCCCAATCATTGATAGAtggtaaaataaatcttaaacagCATTATCggaaaaaatcaaatcattttaaattgcaaAGGATTATTGGTAAAggatataagtttatatttaggtATAAAGTAACTAGAAGCCTGAGACCAGGATGTCAACATTGTATCTATAAATGCACACAGGCTATAGGATTTGATCAGCGACGTGTTCTTTTTGAAAACTTTTGGAAGATGGACGTCCTCGCTCAGACTTCTTATCTTAACGAACATGTGTTTCTTATTAATCCTATTTTAGGTTTACATGATATTAATGAAACACGTATGAAACGGAatcataaatttttctttactgtGTATGGTAAACGTTTTcgtgtatgtaaaaaattctttttgaATACCTTATCAATTCTTATGGCCGATTTGGAAAATGATAGCAGCCGCTTAAAAGTTATTCGTGAACGTCTTAATCCTAATGTAAAACTAATTGATATAGGATTTCATAAAGAGCCCCAACGAGCAATAGAAGTTGTCTCGTGTGTGTCAAACCACACATCTTCAGTGGAAACTTTTGGTCCTGGCTCATGGAACGCCAGTTTGGATAGTTACAGTAAATTAGATATGCATTCACctcatactaaaataaaactaccaGAAAATGTTAGATTAGAAGCTGTTAATGTTGATGATTTCCAAAGTAATTCCTCTGATTCGCAATCTCAGTCACCTGTATATGCTGAGTTGTCCACTGTAGATCAGTATTATGACAAAGAAATAGTAAGCAATGTCTGCTCCTTAAACGCAGAACCATGTGATAAAAATACTCACTTAATGAAACCTCACGAAATTAATAGCATAAGGCCTTTTATAACTAATGTTACACAAGCCAATAAGGAAGAACAATCTTTTAAAGCTATCTTAAATAATTGGTCCAAACCCCAAGACCCTCTAGACAAACAAAGACGAGCGCCTTTTAAATGTACaacaaattataatcaaatttcaTCTAAAAACTGCACACATACAACCTATATTCAAACTAAAAGTGATAGTTTCCAAGAAATAGatgatgaattaaaaaatatggataTCTTGTATGAAAGTTCTTTAGACAGTGCGAATACATCTTTATTGGATCTTCGTCAGACAATTACAGTGCCTAACTTCCTAGATTGCGACGACCACATAAATAAGGTGGCTTTCGGTACCAAATCCTATGAAAGAAGTGAtacagaattatttttaaaagattctCAAATTCAAAATGCTTCTTCTTTATCAAGCCTATCAAGTGCTGAAACGAATCCTGGTGTTAAAAGCCAAACAGAGATACCAGaagataaagttattgatGGACTGCAATTATCGACACAGAATGTATGTGCTGTATCTGAATTGTCAAAAAATATCGATTCTGTTCTTATTGCCACTGCCCAACATGATATAAATAGTGCACTGAATCAATCAGAATGGCAACTAGGCCACCGAGAACGCGGAAATATTATTACGACTACTGCTGTAACCAATTTACTACCTACTTTCactaattcaataaataatgaaactaCAAAACTAACAAATTCAGTCTATGGGTTAGATAAAATAACTATAGATCCAAATacttctgtaataaatattgacgAGGAAAAGCCCCAAGATACTACTGAGAAAGATACTAATGTGATACAAGATAATACTGATCTGAATGAACAACAGAATCTAAATCAGCCGTGCGTAACATCTGATATTGCAATGGAATCCTTTAAATGCTCgactttaaatattgaaatttcaaaCCAAACTAATAAATTTCCTAGTAATACGGATAGTTTAGCTACAGAAACTGATGGAGTAGTCACTCCAATaccagataaaaataatttaaacaatggtGTGACTTTACTATCGGATTTGGTAgtgcaaaatcaaaattattacaatacaaaGGATAATCCCTGCAGCTCGCCAAAAGAAACATCTTTTACTTATACTGATTCATGCAATTCCAGTTCCGAATATCTAGAATCCAAGGAAATGCAACTAATTAATGACAATAGACTAAAATCGGATTATGCTCAGTTGTCTAACGTCTATGAACCACCATGTATAGAcagttatttaattaccaaaaatacttattacg aATTTCAAATCCAGGTTTAG